The Verrucomicrobiia bacterium genome has a window encoding:
- a CDS encoding AAA family ATPase gives MSEQVDIAVDLGAAAPALPEILTLEQLCTVATPPPPLIIEGILHQGCKMILGGTSKSNKSWCLLDLALAVASGQPWWGRACAKLPVVYINFELHTWAVAQRINALCGARPECKAMGKTLHVWNLRGHNADLTLLRPKLEEQLMRHPFGLIILDPAYKVLGNRDENANGEIAGLMNELEGLAQRTGAAVVVAHHFAKGDSTTKSAMDRMSGAGAWSRDPDSIVVLTPHEEENCFTVTSILRNLPQLPEFVVAWEFPLMRVAKDLNPDALRRTQSKNKVCSDREFIDTVLGAESLSYKRVIGQAREQLEMSEATANRYLNRLKAAGMIGHSGGLYWASHQEVAS, from the coding sequence ATGAGCGAGCAAGTGGACATTGCGGTGGACCTGGGTGCCGCCGCGCCCGCGTTGCCGGAAATCCTGACGCTGGAGCAGTTGTGCACCGTGGCGACGCCACCGCCGCCGCTCATCATCGAGGGCATCCTGCACCAGGGTTGCAAGATGATCCTCGGCGGCACGAGCAAGAGCAACAAGTCGTGGTGTCTGCTCGACCTGGCCCTCGCGGTGGCCAGCGGGCAACCGTGGTGGGGGCGAGCCTGCGCGAAGCTGCCCGTGGTTTACATCAATTTCGAGCTGCACACCTGGGCGGTGGCGCAACGCATCAATGCGTTGTGCGGCGCCCGGCCCGAGTGCAAGGCGATGGGCAAGACGCTGCACGTTTGGAATCTGCGGGGACACAATGCGGACCTGACCTTGCTCCGTCCGAAGCTTGAGGAGCAGCTCATGCGGCATCCTTTCGGCCTCATCATCCTGGACCCGGCCTACAAGGTGCTGGGGAACCGCGATGAGAATGCCAACGGCGAGATTGCCGGGCTGATGAACGAGCTGGAGGGCCTGGCCCAGCGCACGGGTGCCGCGGTGGTGGTGGCGCATCATTTTGCCAAGGGGGACAGCACGACGAAGAGCGCCATGGACCGGATGAGCGGAGCCGGCGCGTGGTCCCGCGACCCGGACAGCATTGTGGTGCTCACACCGCACGAGGAGGAGAACTGCTTCACGGTGACGAGCATTCTGCGCAACCTGCCGCAACTGCCCGAGTTCGTCGTGGCGTGGGAGTTTCCCCTGATGCGGGTCGCGAAGGATCTGAACCCGGATGCGCTGCGCCGGACCCAGTCCAAGAACAAGGTGTGCTCAGACCGGGAATTCATCGACACCGTGCTCGGTGCGGAGTCCTTGAGCTACAAGCGGGTGATTGGTCAGGCCCGCGAGCAACTGGAGATGAGCGAGGCCACGGCGAACCGTTATTTGAACCGGCTGAAGGCCGCCGGAATGATTGGTCATTCCGGCGGGCTGTATTGGGCCAGCCATCAGGAGGTTGCGTCGTGA
- a CDS encoding HEAT repeat domain-containing protein, with translation MISKRRKWVLALAGVLSIAAGIALLLNREEGPFYQGKRLSEWVSIYRLEPDDDVSRQAIRSIGAEGYPYLIKWIDYERPAWRIKLSQLIPYQIVVNRAVARLVYGDDSRATAAASAFRALGTNAAPTIPALEAMMNNSKRPSAARLALFALGYMGEPALPALTNAFANPHQNLRYMIPVALDLMAANASNCMSRCTSVLREHLNDPDPMVSLYTTMCLRDITHEPLTNAPTSALPR, from the coding sequence GTGATCTCGAAGCGGCGAAAGTGGGTGCTGGCTCTGGCGGGCGTGCTGTCCATTGCCGCTGGGATTGCCTTGCTTCTCAACCGCGAGGAGGGGCCGTTCTATCAGGGTAAGCGCCTTAGCGAATGGGTTTCCATTTACAGACTGGAGCCGGATGACGACGTCTCCAGGCAGGCCATTCGCAGCATTGGTGCCGAGGGTTATCCTTATTTGATAAAATGGATCGATTATGAGAGACCAGCGTGGCGCATCAAGCTGAGCCAATTGATTCCGTATCAAATTGTAGTCAACCGCGCCGTCGCCCGCTTGGTTTATGGTGATGACTCCAGAGCAACGGCAGCCGCGAGTGCGTTTCGTGCCCTCGGAACCAACGCGGCACCCACCATTCCCGCCCTCGAAGCGATGATGAATAATTCCAAACGCCCAAGCGCCGCCAGGCTGGCCCTCTTCGCCCTCGGCTATATGGGTGAGCCTGCCCTGCCGGCCTTGACGAACGCCTTTGCCAACCCACATCAAAACTTGCGATATATGATACCCGTTGCCCTTGATTTGATGGCCGCCAACGCGAGCAACTGCATGAGTCGTTGCACGTCTGTTCTGCGCGAACACTTGAACGACCCGGATCCAATGGTGAGCCTCTACACCACCATGTGCCTCCGGGATATTACCCATGAACCCCTCACCAATGCGCCCACCTCCGCACTTCCGCGGTGA